In one Zobellia galactanivorans genomic region, the following are encoded:
- a CDS encoding collagen-like protein gives MMKTKLLCVFVATLSIIACSKDGEDGAVGPQGPQGEQGIQGEQGDTGEQGDTGEQGEKGDPGTANVIYSGWVDSPFVNNNIMSPTANASMEVAGLSQEIVDYGTVLVYGKVAANGTVYALPYLGNQGVSYYYYFDLEEINIRLATADGTSDIGSPLFSTYRYVLIPGGTEASDGIGGVTTKAAAVDYSKMSYDEVVDYFGIPK, from the coding sequence ATGATGAAAACTAAATTATTATGTGTTTTTGTGGCGACCTTATCTATTATCGCCTGTTCCAAGGATGGGGAAGATGGAGCCGTTGGTCCACAGGGCCCACAAGGAGAACAGGGTATTCAAGGAGAGCAGGGTGACACCGGTGAACAGGGTGACACAGGGGAACAGGGCGAAAAAGGAGACCCGGGTACGGCCAACGTTATTTATTCCGGTTGGGTCGACTCGCCCTTTGTAAACAATAACATTATGTCTCCTACCGCAAACGCCTCTATGGAAGTGGCGGGACTTAGTCAAGAAATCGTCGACTATGGAACCGTTTTGGTATACGGTAAGGTTGCGGCGAACGGGACTGTCTATGCCTTGCCATACCTTGGAAATCAAGGGGTCAGTTACTATTACTATTTCGATTTGGAGGAAATCAATATACGACTGGCAACGGCCGATGGGACTTCTGATATTGGTTCGCCCCTATTTTCTACCTATCGGTATGTTTTAATCCCCGGAGGGACGGAAGCGAGCGATGGAATTGGCGGGGTCACTACAAAAGCGGCCGCTGTTGATTATTCTAAAATGTCTTACGACGAAGTCGTGGATTACTTCGGTATTCCCAAATAA
- a CDS encoding helix-turn-helix domain-containing protein — MKIKVGDGIVGRVAQIKQPILLSDTSMESRYILDDKRRFSELAVPIMRSGDLLGVLDFEHSEKNFFTESHVLIFQLIAKLTGIKLERISSQNYKPLINGVVYSGQWVRLLTQERVHRDSNLSLGAMADVLNISDTYLSHLVSKLGGHNFSDHINHYWVLDAKDMLADRKYNDYTILSIGLEAGFNSKSTFYSVFKKHTGLTPTGFRKGDGKAKKGVGVKH, encoded by the coding sequence TTGAAAATTAAAGTGGGCGATGGTATTGTGGGGCGGGTCGCTCAAATCAAACAGCCCATATTGCTCTCGGATACTTCTATGGAGTCGAGGTATATATTGGACGATAAAAGAAGGTTTTCCGAATTGGCCGTTCCTATAATGAGATCGGGCGACTTATTGGGGGTTCTTGATTTTGAACATTCGGAAAAGAACTTTTTTACCGAAAGCCATGTGCTTATTTTTCAACTTATAGCCAAGCTCACGGGCATAAAATTAGAGCGTATAAGCAGTCAGAATTATAAACCATTGATCAACGGGGTGGTTTATTCTGGGCAGTGGGTGCGACTTTTGACGCAAGAAAGGGTACATCGTGATTCCAACTTGAGTCTGGGCGCCATGGCCGACGTTTTAAATATTAGTGATACCTATCTCTCACATTTGGTCAGTAAGTTGGGCGGACATAACTTTTCCGACCACATAAACCATTATTGGGTACTTGACGCAAAAGATATGCTTGCCGACCGAAAATATAATGATTATACCATTCTTTCCATCGGCCTGGAAGCAGGCTTCAATTCTAAGTCCACTTTTTACTCCGTTTTTAAAAAGCACACTGGACTTACCCCAACAGGGTTCAGAAAGGGGGATGGGAAGGCTAAAAAAGGCGTTGGCGTAAAGCACTGA
- a CDS encoding methionine aminotransferase: protein MTSSNLRFSSKLPKAKTTIFTTVGNLARKNKAIDLSQGFPNFEIDPKLKELVTDAMENGHNQYAAMQGYYGLREIISEKIEKLHKRLYDPESEITVTVGATQALFTAITAFVNQGDEVIVIKPAYDCYEPAILLNGGIPVYVQLDANGYEIDWQALKSKISEKTRMVIINTPHNPSGRIFSREDMLQLQEILRPTNCILVSDEVYEHIIFDGKEHQSASRFDDLAQRSFVCASFGKTFHVTGWKIGYCAAPAELMQEFRKTHQFAVFCVDHPVQRAMASYLKNEQNYLGLPSFYQEKRDLFLEGLKGSRFKYRPSEGTYFQLLDYTQITEEDDEAFAIRLILEHKLASIPISSFNVGNRQDGVLRFCFAKKNETLEEAVRILRSL, encoded by the coding sequence ATGACTTCCTCTAATTTGAGATTTTCATCTAAACTCCCCAAGGCAAAAACCACCATTTTCACTACGGTGGGCAACTTGGCACGAAAGAATAAGGCCATAGACCTTTCCCAAGGCTTTCCAAATTTTGAAATAGACCCCAAACTGAAGGAGTTGGTCACAGATGCCATGGAAAACGGCCATAACCAATATGCCGCCATGCAAGGCTATTATGGTTTAAGGGAAATTATTTCAGAAAAAATAGAAAAACTGCATAAAAGGCTTTACGATCCCGAAAGCGAAATTACCGTTACCGTAGGCGCAACACAGGCCTTGTTTACGGCAATTACCGCCTTCGTAAACCAAGGGGACGAGGTCATTGTAATAAAGCCTGCCTATGATTGTTATGAACCGGCCATACTATTGAACGGGGGAATTCCCGTTTATGTACAACTCGACGCCAATGGCTACGAGATCGACTGGCAAGCCTTGAAAAGCAAGATTTCCGAAAAGACGCGTATGGTCATCATAAATACGCCTCACAACCCGAGCGGACGTATATTTTCAAGGGAAGACATGCTGCAGTTACAGGAAATCCTTAGGCCCACCAATTGCATCTTGGTGAGCGACGAGGTATATGAACATATTATTTTCGATGGAAAGGAACATCAAAGTGCTTCCCGCTTCGACGATTTGGCCCAGCGCAGCTTTGTATGTGCCTCTTTCGGCAAAACTTTTCACGTCACCGGATGGAAAATCGGCTATTGCGCCGCACCTGCCGAATTAATGCAAGAATTTAGGAAAACACACCAATTTGCCGTGTTTTGTGTGGACCACCCCGTGCAAAGGGCAATGGCTTCCTACCTTAAAAACGAGCAAAACTATTTGGGCCTTCCTTCATTTTATCAAGAAAAACGAGATTTGTTCCTAGAAGGATTAAAAGGCTCCAGATTCAAGTACAGACCCTCGGAGGGCACCTACTTTCAACTTTTGGATTACACGCAAATCACGGAAGAAGACGATGAAGCTTTTGCCATACGATTGATCCTTGAGCACAAATTGGCCAGTATACCTATATCGTCCTTTAATGTCGGCAATCGGCAAGACGGTGTATTGCGGTTCTGCTTTGCCAAGAAAAATGAGACCTTAGAAGAGGCCGTTCGCATTCTGCGTTCACTCTAG
- a CDS encoding penicillin-binding protein 1A, which yields MSKVVKKKKPAGYFKYIKWFWILVVSGILLVALIFLSASWGLLGDMPEYEYLENPQTNLATEIISSDGKTLGKFYLDDNRTPVPYDSLPQNLVDALVATEDARFFDHSGIDARGTLRAFVYLGKKGGASTITQQLARQLFVGVRSKNKFETIKQKVMEWVLATRLERQYTKQEIIAMYLNQYDFLNNADGIRSAAKIYFGKEPQELKVEESAVLVGMLKNSSYFNPIRREELVANRRNTVLGQMAKYGYITEKEKDSLQALKMDINFNPESHKEGLATYFRMYLQGFMNDWISKNPKPALEGGRDKWNLYLDGLKIYTTIDSRMQANAEDAVRKHMANLQDEFFNQNTPDRNPTAPFLDLDKAQINRILERAMKNSSRWRMMKAEGKSEEDIRASFTKKTEMTVFDWNSDGRERDTIMTPLDSIRYYKTFLRAAMMSMEPQTGHVKAWVGGIDYRHFQYDNVIQGMRQAGSTFKPFVYAAAIDQLRLSPCETLPDTQYCIEAGKHGNMEAWCPDNSDGKFSGEDMTLKDALANSINSVTARLIDRVGPRSVVSIIKNLGLKGDILEVPSIALGTPESNVYEMVGAYGAFANQGVYVKPVMVTRIEDKNGTVLYEYVPETKDVLSKDVAYAMVNLMEGVTHGGSGTRLRHSGAKNSTVYKKVITGYPYGFTNPIAGKTGTTQNQSDGWFMGMVPNLVTGVWVGGEERSIHFKSIAYGQGASMALPIWGLYMKKNYENKDLGISDGAFEKPENMSINVDCTKVVDDSEKNDDDGGLDDDLDDLDF from the coding sequence ATGTCCAAAGTTGTTAAAAAGAAAAAGCCTGCCGGGTATTTTAAATATATCAAATGGTTCTGGATCCTGGTTGTTTCAGGTATTCTATTGGTTGCATTAATATTTTTGTCGGCTTCATGGGGCCTTTTGGGCGACATGCCCGAATATGAATATCTCGAAAATCCCCAGACCAATCTGGCTACCGAGATTATTTCTTCAGACGGAAAAACATTGGGCAAGTTCTATTTAGACGATAACAGAACCCCGGTGCCTTATGACAGTCTTCCACAAAACTTGGTAGATGCCCTGGTAGCTACCGAAGATGCCCGCTTTTTTGACCACTCGGGAATCGATGCCCGAGGAACCCTAAGGGCCTTTGTCTATTTAGGAAAAAAAGGGGGGGCTAGTACCATTACCCAACAATTGGCACGACAGCTTTTTGTGGGGGTCAGGTCAAAGAACAAGTTTGAGACCATAAAGCAGAAAGTGATGGAATGGGTCTTGGCCACTCGATTGGAAAGGCAGTACACCAAGCAAGAGATTATTGCTATGTACTTGAACCAGTACGACTTTTTGAATAATGCCGATGGTATTCGATCAGCGGCGAAAATATACTTTGGTAAAGAACCACAAGAGCTAAAGGTCGAAGAATCTGCCGTTTTGGTCGGAATGCTTAAAAACTCCTCATACTTCAACCCTATAAGAAGGGAAGAATTGGTGGCCAACCGCAGAAATACCGTGCTAGGCCAAATGGCGAAGTACGGTTATATCACTGAAAAGGAAAAAGATTCGTTACAGGCCCTGAAAATGGATATCAACTTTAATCCAGAATCGCATAAGGAAGGCTTGGCTACTTATTTTAGAATGTACTTACAAGGCTTCATGAACGATTGGATATCCAAAAACCCCAAGCCAGCTTTAGAAGGCGGTCGGGACAAATGGAACCTTTATTTGGACGGCCTTAAGATTTATACCACCATAGACTCACGTATGCAGGCGAATGCCGAAGACGCTGTACGGAAGCATATGGCCAATCTTCAGGATGAATTTTTTAATCAAAATACACCGGATAGAAACCCTACAGCTCCGTTTTTGGATCTAGATAAGGCCCAAATTAATCGTATTCTAGAGCGAGCCATGAAAAACTCTTCTAGATGGCGCATGATGAAGGCCGAAGGGAAATCTGAAGAAGATATTCGGGCGTCGTTCACCAAAAAAACGGAGATGACCGTTTTTGACTGGAATAGTGATGGTCGTGAGCGAGATACTATCATGACTCCGTTGGATTCCATTAGATATTATAAAACATTTTTAAGAGCGGCTATGATGTCTATGGAACCGCAAACAGGTCATGTTAAGGCATGGGTCGGGGGTATTGACTACAGACATTTCCAATATGACAATGTTATTCAAGGTATGCGTCAAGCAGGCTCTACTTTTAAACCATTTGTGTATGCAGCTGCCATAGATCAATTGAGACTTTCTCCTTGTGAAACCTTACCGGATACTCAATATTGTATTGAGGCGGGAAAACATGGAAATATGGAAGCTTGGTGCCCAGATAATTCAGATGGTAAGTTCTCCGGTGAGGATATGACCTTAAAAGATGCTTTAGCAAATTCGATAAACTCGGTAACGGCGCGATTAATCGATAGGGTAGGTCCGCGATCGGTAGTTTCTATTATTAAAAACTTGGGACTAAAAGGGGATATCCTAGAAGTACCCTCTATTGCATTGGGTACTCCGGAGTCCAACGTTTATGAAATGGTTGGGGCATATGGTGCTTTCGCAAATCAAGGTGTGTATGTTAAACCGGTTATGGTAACCCGTATTGAAGATAAGAATGGTACGGTGCTTTATGAATATGTGCCCGAGACCAAGGATGTGTTGAGTAAAGATGTGGCCTACGCTATGGTAAACCTTATGGAGGGCGTTACCCATGGTGGGTCAGGAACGCGTCTAAGACATTCAGGGGCAAAGAACTCTACGGTGTACAAAAAGGTTATCACGGGCTATCCTTACGGGTTTACAAACCCCATTGCCGGTAAAACGGGTACGACACAAAACCAAAGTGATGGTTGGTTTATGGGTATGGTACCAAACCTTGTCACCGGTGTTTGGGTCGGCGGTGAAGAGCGTTCTATACATTTTAAATCGATCGCCTATGGCCAAGGTGCCTCTATGGCGTTGCCGATTTGGGGACTGTACATGAAAAAGAATTATGAGAATAAAGACTTGGGTATCTCCGACGGAGCCTTTGAAAAACCGGAAAACATGTCTATTAATGTTGATTGTACTAAAGTGGTAGATGACAGTGAAAAAAACGACGATGATGGAGGTTTAGACGATGACTTAGATGATTTAGATTTCTAA
- a CDS encoding PSP1 domain-containing protein — MGCSSCSTGKDGQPRGCKNNGTCGTDGCNKLTVFDWLSNMSLPNGEKPFDCVEVRFKNSRKEFFRNTENLTLSIGDIVATQASSGHDVGMVTLTGELVKVQMKRKKVDYKDKDLPKIHRKATQNDIDKWQKCRDREEEIKKRAREIAIILKLQMKISDVEFQGDGSKATFYYTAEDRVDFRQLIKDMAKAFGIRIEMRQIGYRQEAQRLGGIGSCGRELCCSTWLTDFRSVSTSAARYQQLSLNPQKLAGQCGKLKCCLNYELDMYLEALKDFPSQDTKLFTEKGLAFCQKTDIFKGMLWFSYKEDPSNWHTLTKEQVQEILEKNKKKEKVASLEEYTVDNFVKEEKVFENVVGQDSLTRFDKPKRPRNRNRKRNKAKSNSGKNNNNNSGNNANPQKKRGRRNNNQKRQQKNG; from the coding sequence ATGGTTGTAATAAATTAACGGTCTTTGATTGGCTTTCCAACATGTCGCTTCCCAATGGGGAAAAGCCGTTCGATTGCGTCGAAGTTCGATTTAAGAACAGTAGAAAAGAATTCTTCAGAAACACGGAAAACCTTACGCTTTCCATTGGTGATATTGTGGCAACACAGGCATCATCGGGCCACGATGTGGGCATGGTAACCTTAACGGGCGAGCTCGTCAAGGTGCAAATGAAGCGCAAAAAGGTTGACTATAAAGATAAAGACCTGCCTAAGATACACCGAAAGGCTACGCAGAACGATATCGATAAATGGCAAAAATGCCGTGACCGCGAAGAGGAAATAAAAAAACGTGCTCGAGAAATAGCTATCATCCTAAAGCTTCAAATGAAGATCTCCGATGTAGAATTTCAAGGTGATGGTTCAAAGGCCACGTTTTATTATACGGCGGAAGATCGGGTCGACTTTAGACAGTTGATCAAAGATATGGCGAAAGCCTTCGGTATTAGGATCGAGATGCGCCAAATCGGATACCGCCAAGAGGCCCAACGTTTGGGCGGAATTGGTTCGTGCGGGCGTGAACTCTGTTGTTCTACATGGTTGACCGATTTTAGGTCGGTCAGTACTTCCGCTGCACGGTATCAACAACTGTCATTGAATCCCCAAAAATTGGCAGGACAATGCGGAAAGCTCAAATGTTGCCTGAACTATGAGCTTGATATGTACTTGGAGGCCTTAAAAGATTTTCCTTCACAAGACACCAAACTTTTCACCGAAAAAGGACTCGCCTTCTGCCAAAAGACCGATATTTTTAAGGGAATGTTGTGGTTTTCATACAAGGAAGACCCTTCCAATTGGCATACCCTGACCAAGGAACAAGTGCAGGAAATTCTGGAAAAAAATAAAAAGAAAGAAAAAGTTGCCAGTCTAGAGGAATATACGGTAGATAATTTCGTTAAGGAAGAAAAGGTGTTTGAGAACGTGGTGGGCCAAGATAGCCTTACCCGTTTTGATAAGCCGAAAAGACCTAGGAACAGAAACCGTAAGAGAAACAAGGCGAAGAGCAATAGTGGGAAGAACAATAACAACAATAGCGGAAACAACGCGAACCCCCAAAAGAAAAGAGGTCGTAGGAACAACAATCAAAAAAGGCAGCAAAAAAATGGCTAG
- a CDS encoding gliding motility lipoprotein GldH translates to MARVLLALALAVGLVSCNDNLVKSEFQATKGGVWNKTDSIHFSFSEIDTMQRHNMFITVRNDATFPYNNLFLITELEFPSGETVKDTLEYEMALPDGSWLGKGYGSIKENKLWYKENIVFPSSGVYNLRVWHAMRKNGSVNGIEDLKGITDVGFEIEKSNE, encoded by the coding sequence ATGGCTAGGGTCTTGCTAGCTTTGGCCCTTGCCGTAGGGCTCGTTTCGTGTAACGATAATTTGGTGAAATCTGAATTTCAGGCCACAAAAGGCGGCGTCTGGAACAAAACCGACAGCATTCACTTTTCATTCTCTGAAATCGATACCATGCAAAGGCACAATATGTTCATTACGGTCCGTAACGATGCCACTTTTCCATACAATAACCTATTCTTGATTACCGAACTTGAATTTCCCTCGGGAGAAACCGTTAAAGATACGTTGGAGTACGAAATGGCCTTGCCCGATGGTTCGTGGTTGGGTAAAGGGTACGGAAGTATCAAAGAAAATAAATTATGGTACAAAGAAAACATCGTTTTTCCCTCTTCGGGCGTATATAATCTACGCGTTTGGCACGCCATGCGCAAAAATGGAAGCGTAAACGGTATTGAAGATTTGAAAGGAATCACCGATGTTGGATTTGAAATAGAAAAAAGTAACGAATAA
- a CDS encoding CoA transferase subunit B gives MLDKNGIAKRIAQEVKDGYYVNLGIGIPTLVANFVRDDINVEFQSENGVLGMGPFPFEGEEDADIINAGKQTITTLPGASFFDSATSFGMIRGQHVDLTILGAMEVAENGDIANWKIPGKMVKGMGGAMDLVASAENIIVAMMHTNRAGESKLLKRCSLPLTGVGCVTKIVTNLAVLEVTPAGFKLVERAPGVTVDEIKAATEGRLIVEGTVPEMPI, from the coding sequence ATGTTAGATAAAAACGGAATCGCCAAGCGAATAGCACAAGAGGTAAAAGACGGTTACTACGTAAACTTGGGTATTGGTATACCTACCTTGGTCGCAAATTTTGTCAGGGATGATATCAATGTAGAGTTTCAAAGTGAGAACGGCGTCTTGGGAATGGGGCCTTTCCCTTTTGAAGGGGAAGAGGATGCCGATATTATCAATGCCGGAAAACAGACCATTACCACCTTGCCGGGAGCCTCTTTTTTTGATTCGGCCACGAGTTTCGGTATGATCCGTGGGCAACATGTAGACCTCACCATTTTGGGGGCTATGGAAGTTGCCGAAAACGGGGATATTGCCAATTGGAAAATACCTGGAAAAATGGTCAAGGGAATGGGCGGCGCCATGGATTTGGTGGCCTCGGCGGAAAATATTATCGTAGCCATGATGCATACCAATAGGGCCGGCGAATCTAAGCTCTTAAAAAGGTGTAGCCTACCCCTTACGGGCGTGGGGTGTGTTACCAAGATTGTCACCAACCTCGCCGTTCTTGAAGTAACGCCCGCTGGTTTTAAGCTTGTAGAAAGGGCCCCCGGAGTGACCGTAGATGAAATTAAGGCGGCTACCGAAGGCCGTTTGATCGTGGAAGGCACTGTTCCTGAAATGCCGATTTAG
- a CDS encoding ThuA domain-containing protein: MRNFRTLVLVFSMVFTINTLFSQTASSKKIRTLIVDGQNNHDQWPKITYMLKTEMENTGLFTVEVARSAYTWKGDNFIAEFPIKDLPKTEAKEKPVADANYSPDFSKYDVVICNFGWNAAPWPEKTQKKFEKYIKKGGGLVVFHAADNSFPEWEAYNQMIGLGGWGDRTEKDGPYVYYNDAGELIRDNSPGNAGSHGPQSEYQVQIRNEDHPITKGMPKVWLHTKDELYNSLRGPAENMEVLATAYSDPENKGTGRHEPALMSLEYGKGRIFHNIMGHVDYSVECVGFLTSMLRGAEWAATGAVSQPIPADFPTAGQTSSRKFTK; the protein is encoded by the coding sequence ATGCGCAATTTTCGAACTCTAGTTTTAGTTTTTTCCATGGTTTTTACCATAAATACCCTTTTTTCACAAACGGCTTCATCCAAAAAAATAAGAACACTTATTGTTGATGGTCAAAACAATCACGATCAATGGCCGAAGATTACGTATATGTTGAAAACGGAAATGGAGAACACCGGATTGTTTACCGTAGAGGTCGCCCGTTCGGCATATACTTGGAAAGGAGATAACTTTATCGCTGAATTTCCAATAAAAGATTTACCTAAAACGGAGGCAAAGGAAAAGCCCGTGGCCGACGCGAACTATAGTCCCGATTTTTCAAAATACGATGTGGTCATCTGTAATTTTGGATGGAACGCTGCACCATGGCCCGAAAAGACCCAGAAGAAGTTTGAAAAGTATATAAAAAAAGGAGGCGGATTGGTCGTTTTCCATGCTGCGGACAATTCTTTTCCTGAATGGGAAGCCTATAACCAAATGATCGGTTTAGGCGGTTGGGGCGATCGTACCGAAAAAGACGGACCTTATGTGTATTACAATGATGCAGGTGAGCTTATTAGGGATAATAGTCCTGGAAATGCCGGTTCCCATGGTCCGCAAAGCGAATATCAGGTTCAAATAAGAAATGAAGACCATCCGATTACCAAGGGTATGCCCAAAGTGTGGTTGCATACCAAAGATGAGTTGTATAATAGTCTTCGTGGCCCTGCGGAGAATATGGAGGTTTTGGCAACCGCGTATTCAGATCCGGAAAACAAGGGTACAGGTAGACACGAACCTGCGCTTATGAGCCTAGAGTACGGTAAGGGCCGTATCTTTCATAACATCATGGGTCATGTCGATTATTCGGTAGAATGTGTCGGCTTTTTGACCAGTATGCTTAGAGGAGCCGAATGGGCGGCCACAGGCGCGGTAAGCCAGCCTATTCCTGCCGATTTTCCTACCGCCGGGCAGACCAGTTCACGAAAGTTCACTAAATAG
- a CDS encoding CoA transferase subunit A, with the protein MISKKVASVKEALDGVQDGMTFMLGGFGLCGIPENAIAELVASNIKDITCISNNAGVDDFGLGLLLHKHQIKKMISSYVGENEEFERQMLSGELEVELTPQGTLAEKCRAAQAGFPAFYTPAGYGTEVAEGKETREFNGKMYVLEEAFKADFSFVKAWKGDEAGNLIFKGTARNFNPCMCGAAKITVAEVEELVPAGELDPNQIHIPGIFVQRIFQGSNYEKRIEQRTVRKR; encoded by the coding sequence ATGATCTCTAAGAAAGTAGCAAGTGTTAAAGAAGCCTTAGATGGTGTTCAAGACGGCATGACATTTATGTTGGGCGGTTTTGGTCTCTGCGGGATTCCGGAAAACGCCATTGCCGAATTGGTCGCTTCCAATATCAAGGATATCACCTGTATTTCCAATAATGCCGGTGTAGACGATTTTGGATTGGGACTTTTACTTCACAAGCACCAGATTAAAAAAATGATATCGTCTTACGTAGGCGAGAACGAAGAATTTGAACGTCAGATGCTCAGTGGTGAACTCGAAGTAGAGCTTACGCCCCAAGGAACTTTGGCGGAAAAATGCCGTGCCGCGCAAGCTGGTTTCCCGGCATTTTATACCCCAGCCGGCTATGGTACCGAAGTCGCCGAAGGCAAGGAAACCCGAGAATTTAACGGAAAAATGTATGTGCTTGAGGAAGCCTTTAAAGCTGATTTTTCCTTTGTTAAGGCCTGGAAGGGCGATGAAGCCGGAAACCTGATCTTTAAAGGTACGGCCCGAAATTTCAATCCTTGTATGTGCGGGGCCGCGAAGATCACGGTCGCCGAAGTGGAGGAGTTGGTTCCCGCAGGTGAGCTAGATCCCAATCAGATTCACATACCGGGCATTTTCGTACAACGTATTTTTCAAGGGAGCAACTATGAAAAGCGTATAGAACAACGAACGGTTAGGAAGCGATAA